Proteins co-encoded in one Brassica rapa cultivar Chiifu-401-42 chromosome A02, CAAS_Brap_v3.01, whole genome shotgun sequence genomic window:
- the LOC103854560 gene encoding uncharacterized protein LOC103854560, whose product MAVSSSSCIHIHLGMPKAHFTQRTCLSRNPPVNITQRKPSREARKRCVSTSLNLGDYLTRGESSCSKCTCLASLADFDAVAGSGWVPIGDQVLLMTSVFLTYMAGVIPLRNSGYSSKKNTVEEESPYLGASESSGRDTEFDGDLESVWDVVKGKLLDSLDAIKRESTLGSRVLKPKPPQGKPPLSLYAISERPQLYLLLSCFQKLEEETNKISNTISSDEWKVSFNDIVSEAYQGACTAWLKRELCVEDTDSDTAMTPLLIKMLNEKEAIFDKIRKSGKEDLFAEFLYFHRFGSLRKASCYDLSLFRTHGVAILEDLMITLADGVASIYLELISVDSKFSDEMNGGGGLDICSLSSRALQKLRNEVALYQWLHQNMEAVVSMYEDRFDLYILQTQVINNPDGGGETKSHSWWRKAKAASSSPLRYSVISDFSLPVKRTKELKALSGWRYYFSLFLELSDIGMPIIRVVVDKVSSVISFFLVTLIGRSVGLIFTGIRQSLRWK is encoded by the exons ATGGCTGTGTCTTCATCTTCTTGCATTCACATTCACCTGGGGATGCCCAAAGCTCACTTCACTCAAAGGACCTGCCTTTCCAGGAACCCTCCTGTAAACATCACCCAAAG GAAGCCATCAAGGGAAGCTCGGAAACGTTGTGTCTCTACTTCCTTGAATCTTGGAGATTATCTTACTCGTGGAGAGTCTTCTTGTTCTAAATGTACTTGCTTGGCATCTCTCGCTGACTTTGATGCTGTTGCTGGCTCCGGTTGGGTCCCTATCGGTGACCAAGTTCTCCTCATGACCAGTGTTTTCCTCACGTATATGGCTGGAGTGATCCCTCTTCGAAACTCTGGTTACTCTTCTAAAAAGAACACCGTGGAGGAGGAGAGTCCATATCTTGGAGCTTCAGAGTCTTCTGGTAG GGACACAGAGTTTGATGGTGATTTGGAGTCTGTGTGGGATGTGGTGAAAGGAAAGCTTTTAGATTCTTTAGACGCCATCAAGCGTGAGAGTACACTTGGAAGCAGAGTCCTGAAACCCAAACCACCCCAAGGGAAGCCTCCTCTGAGCTTGTATGCGATATCTGAAAGGCCACAGTTGTACTTGCTCTTGTCTTGCTTCCAGAAACTTGAAGAAGAG ACAAATAAGATATCTAACACAATCAGTTCAGATGAGTGGAAGGTTAGTTTTAATGATATTGTCAGTGAAGCATATCAAGGAGCGTGCACAGCTTGGCTAAAGAGGGAACTGTGTGTGGAAGACACTGATTCTGACACTGCGATGACTCCTTTGCTGATCAAAATGCTAAATGAAAAGGAAGCTATCTttgataaaataagaaaatcagGCAAGGAGGATCTGTTTGCAGAGTTCTTATACTTCCATAGATTTGGATCTTTAAGGAAAGCTTCCTGCTATGACCTGAGCTTGTTTCGCACTCATGGAGTTGCTATTTTGGAAGACTTGATGATAACGTTAGCAGATGGGGTCGCCAGCATCTACCTAGAGCTCATTTCCGTAGACAGCAAGTTTTCAGATGAGATGAACGGTGGAGGAGGGTTAGATATCTGTAGCCTCTCTAGTAGAGCACTTCAAAAACTACGCAACGag GTAGCTTTGTACCAGTGGTTGCATCAGAACATGGAAGCGGTTGTGTCTATGTATGAGGATCGGTTTGACCTCTACATTCTTCAAACTCAGGTGATCAACAACCCTGATGGTGGTGGTGAAACAAAAAGCCATAGCTGGTGGAGAAAAGCTAAAGCTGCCTCATCATCACCGTTGCGATACTCCGTAATAAGTGATTTCTCATTGCCTGTTAAACGAACAAAGGAGCTTAAGGCTTTATCAGGATG GAGGTACTACTTCAGTCTGTTTTTGGAGTTATCAGACATCGGGATGCCAATCATAAGAGTGGTGGTGGATAAAGTGAGTAGCGTCATATCCTTCTTTCTTGTCACCTTGATCGGTAGATCAGTTGGACTCATTTTTACTGGCATTAGACAATCTCTCCGGTGGAAATGA
- the LOC103854562 gene encoding protein SULFUR DEFICIENCY-INDUCED 1, with amino-acid sequence MKNNNTNTTRSNLVKDNELFHVIHKVPCGDTPYVKAKHAQLIEKNPEMAIVWFWKAINTGDRVDSALKDMAVVMKQLDRPEEAIEAIKSFRPRCSKNSQDSLDNVLIDLYKKCGRMEEQVELLKRKLRQIYQGEAFNGKPTKTARSHGKKFQVTVQQEIARLLGNLGWAYMQQAKYLSAEAVYRKAQMVEPDANKSCNLAMCLIKQGRFEEARALLDDVFTYRVLGADDCRTRQRADELLGELEASLPRRLDAEMEDVLGNILDDDFVIAIGLEEMTASNYRSKRLPIFEQISSFRNQLVC; translated from the exons atgaagaataatAATACCAACACAACAAGAAGCAATCTGGTGAAAGATAATGAACTGTTTCATGTGATTCACAAAGTCCCTTGTGGGGATACTCCCTATGTCAAAGCCAAACATGCTCAG TTGATAGAGAAGAACCCGGAGATGGCAATAGTGTGGTTTTGGAAAGCCATAAACACAGGAGACAGAGTAGATAGTGCTCTAAAGGACATGGCTGTCGTTATGAAACAACTTGACCGTCCCGAAGAGGCCATCGAAGCCATCAAATCCTTTCGTCCTCGTTGTTCCAAGAACTCCCAAGATTCCCTAGACAATGTCCTCATCGACCTATACAAG AAGTGCGGGAGAATGGAGGAGCAAGTTGAGCTGTTGAAGAGGAAGCTAAGGCAGATCTATCAAGGAGAGGCTTTCAATGGTAAACCTACCAAGACCGCTAGATCCCATGGAAAAAAGTTTCAAGTGACCGTTCAACAAGAAATCGCAAGACTACTG GGGAACTTGGGGTGGGCATATATGCAACAAGCCAAGTACTTATCCGCAGAAGCGGTGTACAGAAAAGCTCAGATGGTTGAGCCAGACGCTAACAAATCATGCAACCTGGCGATGTGCCTTATCAAACAAGGAAGGTTTGAAGAGGCAAGAGCCCTTCTTGACGATGTATTTACCTATAGGGTTTTAGGTGCAGATGATTGTAGAACAAGGCAACGAGCGGATGAGCTTCTGGGTGAGCTAGAGGCTTCGTTACCTCGTCGGCTAGATGCTGAGATGGAGGATGTCTTGGGAAATATCTTAGACGATGACTTTGTTATTGCCATCGGGCTTGAAGAGATGACAGCCAGTAATTATAGATCTAAGAGACTCCCAATCTTCGAGCAGATCTCTTCTTTTAGAAATCAGTTAGTTTGCTAA